The following are from one region of the Aspergillus chevalieri M1 DNA, chromosome 1, nearly complete sequence genome:
- a CDS encoding RING-type E3 ubiquitin transferase MAG2 (COG:O;~EggNog:ENOG410PJY0;~InterPro:IPR001841,IPR017907,IPR039739,IPR018957, IPR013083;~PFAM:PF00097,PF13445;~go_function: GO:0046872 - metal ion binding [Evidence IEA]) has protein sequence MSNSGQASSSKPLNIPNQSTSATYHHPSSSVDAGYQRRPGNSGSFGAGLSSRNSNNPRNNQFRKNQHRRQRPRLLDDDEYSEAAVMKSTTSRKGQTSITHLMNFSLPPRPQYQPPPRTRRQYRTWGLGSGYHAVDKAHYVHANYRFIVAPNRTYSAQAANADVHLDWDSVLQVLVWSQTQSASCPICLSNPVAPRMARCGHIFCLPCLIRYMHAADEENPAPEKKARWKKCPICYDSIYVSETRPVRWFSGQEGDLPIDGGDVVLRLMKRETSNTLALPRDGAEGLGPEEDIPWFHAAEVIDYARMMKGGEDYMASQYDAEIGDLRRQEVEDELLFGDETTWTQKAISAITDSREKLRGIGNPPDISRQPAAKKPVREPIAVGPPPDEVAVMYAAQHATKSGQSFSADPIASSSTRNTSDGVENLTESVDNINLNSASVKSKQKMPEKYATQSSSDHPFYFYQALPQFYLSPLDIRILKAAFGDYSLFPATILPRVEHISTGHVVDDELRKRVKYLGHLPHGCEVNFLECDWRDVVVPEVLESFRPEIERRRKRNKDKEIREEKDRIRAEREEDEKRWSAVRRKRPSFGTINEPPFLDRDFQPLASSVNDSPLFDMGTSSASPPQASSGFGALASPATSPPGARTVWGTAAIPSSEPQDSQAGASQDGWLQGWEDELLAQQESELIAQTAAAAEGNNASSSGGGKKKKNKKITLMSTNVRRGA, from the exons ATGTCGAATTCCGGTCAAGCTTCGTCTTCCAAGCCGCTGAATATCCCGAATCAGTCGACCTCTGCGACATACCATCACCCCTCATCTTCGGTTGACGCCGGATATCAGCGACGACCAGGAAATTCTGGCAGCTTTGGAGCAGGATTGTCGTCGAGAAATTCAAACAATCCAAGGAACAATCAATTTCGGAAGAATCAGCATAGACGCCAACGTCCTCGGTTGTTGGATGACGATGAGTATAGTGAGGCT GCTGTCATGAAGTCGACAACGAGTCGTAAGGGGCAAACCTCCATTACCCATTTGATGAACTTTTCCCTTCCCCCTCGCCCTCAGTATCAACCTCCCCCACGCACTCGTCGCCAATATCGGACATGGGGCCTGGGCTCCGGATATCATGCAGTAGATAAAGCGCACTACGTCCATGCAAATTATCGATTTATTGTGGCCCCAAATCGAACTTACAGTGCACAAGCGGCCAATGCAGACGTTCACTTGGATTGGGATTCGGTTCTTCAGGTCCTAGTATGGTCTCAAACTCAATCCGCTAGCTGTCCGATCTGTCTATCCAACCCGGTAGCGCCGCGAATGGCTCGGTGCGGTCATATATTTTGTCTTCCGTGCCTAATTCGTTACATGCATGCGGCTGATGAGGAGAACCCGGCCCCCGAGAAAAAGGCTCGCTGGAAGAAGTGTCCTATCTGTTATGATTCGATCTACGTATCTGAGACTCGTCCGGTCCGGTGGTTCAGTGGCCAGGAAGGGGATCTTCCAATCGACGGTGGCGACGTCGTATTGAGACTTATGAAAAGAGAAACCAGCAATACTCTAGCACTACCACGCGATGGCGCTGAAGGTCTGGGCCCGGAGGAAGACATCCCTTGGTTTCATGCCGCGGAGGTTATAGATTATGCTCGGATGATGAAGGGAGGCGAAGACTACATGGCTTCACAATATGATGCGGAGATTGGGGATCTCCGTAGACAGGAGGTTGAAGATGAGCTTTTGTTCGGAGATGAGACGACCTGGACTCAGAAAGCGATCTCCGCCATAACGGACTCTAGGGAGAAACTTCGAGGCATAGGGAACCCGCCGGACATTTCGCGACAGCCGGCGGCAAAGAAACCTGTTCGGGAGCCAATTGCGGTTGGACCGCCGCCTGACGAAGTTGCCGTAATGTATGCGGCCCAGCATGCCACGAAGTCCGGTCAGAGCTTTTCAGCAGACCCAATTGCATCATCAAGTACACGAAATACATCTGATGGTGTAGAGAATTTGACAGAATCGGTGGATAATATTAATCTGAATTCAGCATCGGTCAAGTCGAAACAGAAGATGCCGGAAAAATACGCAACACAATCCTCATCCGATCATCCGTTTTACTTCTATCAGGCGCTTCCTCAATTCTACCTGTCTCCCCTTGATATTCGCATTCTCAAAGCTGCCTTCGGTGACTATTCGCTGTTCCCTGCGACTATCTTACCCCGAGTGGAGCATATTTCGACCGGGCATGTCGTTGACGATGAATTACGGAAACGAGTTAAATACCTTGGCCATCTTCCACACGGATGTGAAGTGAATTTCCTAGAATGTGACTGGAGGGACGTGGTAGTGCCCGAGGTCCTGGAAAGTTTCCGCCCAGAGATCGAGAGAAGGCGAAAACGCAATAAGGATAAAGAGATTCGGGAGGAAAAGGACCGGATTCGTGCTgagagagaggaggatgaaaagCGCTGGTCCGCTGTACGCCGTAAGAGGCCGAGTTTTGGCACTATCAACGAACCCCCCTTCTTGGATCGTGACTTCCAACCGTTGGCCAGCAGTGTCAATGACTCCCCGCTGTTTGACATGGGCACGTCTTctgcttcccctcctcaagcATCATCCGGATTTGGAGCTTTGGCCTCTCCTGCCACCAGTCCCCCGGGTGCTCGCACGGTCTGGGGAACAGCGGCTATCCCATCATCGGAGCCACAGGACTCGCAGGCTGGAGCTTCTCAAGATGGATGGCTTCAGGGCTGGGAAGATGAGCTTCTAGCTCAACAGGAGAGTGAATTGATTGCTCAAACCGCAGCTGCAGCGGAGGGCAACAATGCTTCATCGTCCGGTGGcggcaagaaaaagaagaacaagaagattACACTTATGTCGACAAATGTCCGGCGAGGAGCGTGA
- the erg4 gene encoding c-24(28) sterol reductase (COG:I;~EggNog:ENOG410PFUR;~InterPro:IPR001171,IPR018083;~PFAM:PF01222;~TransMembrane:8 (i126-144o186-208i229-251o257-278i311-331o337-355i376-400o412-428i);~go_component: GO:0016020 - membrane [Evidence IEA];~go_function: GO:0016628 - oxidoreductase activity, acting on the CH-CH group of donors, NAD or NADP as acceptor [Evidence IEA];~go_process: GO:0016126 - sterol biosynthetic process [Evidence IEA];~go_process: GO:0055114 - oxidation-reduction process [Evidence IEA]), with translation MTITRSQTGKTPRKIDRPGYIETPGRRVTRSGVVLSSENSADDVSDSTAEATARSKSSTRRRTRATPKDETESPEPEVKEEEPKTPAKANVHFNGSTEKKHIVDGWAEGMDPKVDYSGHFEFGGSWGVLAMMLGFPVLMWYMWIGATYYEGKFPRPAEGQSMSDFLLHMVNLVYEGAFPTLRAWKIYWTFFIFEGVCYMLMPGIKVMGRPLPHAGGKQLEYYCSALYSWYFNIVLSLVLHFTGIFKLYTVIDEFGPLLTVAILSGFIVSFIAYFSALFRGAQHRMSGYPIYDFFMGAELNPRMFGVLDFKMFFEVRLPWYILFFISMGAAARQYENYGYVSGEVGFILLAHFLYANACSKGEECIVSTWDMYYEKWGFMLIFWNLAGVPLSYCHCTIYLANHDPSTYHWNRYFLAFLYVAYLFVYWVWDTTNSQKNRFRQMERGTMVFRNTFPQLPWQTLENPKTLTAADGSKILVDGWYGKARKIHYTCDLYFALNWGLITGFDSPFPWFYPLFFACMISHRALRDIQRCRNKYGETWAEYERQVPYLFIPYVF, from the exons ATGACTATTACACGGTCCCAGACGGGGAAAACTCCCAG GAAAATCGACCGTCCCGGTTATATCGAGACCCCTGGTCGTCGAGTGACACGCAGCGGCGTTGTGCTGTCCTCAGAAAACAGCGCAGACGATGTCTCCGATTCCACCGCTGAAGCCACTGCAAGATCGAAGTCGTCTACGCGACGACGCACCCGCGCAACGCCCAAGGATGAGACCGAATCGCCAGAACCGGAGgtgaaggaggaagagccaAAGACACCGGCCAAGGCCAATGTTCACTTTAATGGCTCTACCGAGAAGAAACACATCGTCGATGGCTGGGCTGAGGGTATGGATCCCAAGGTCGACTACAGCGGACATTTTGAGTTTGGTGGTTCTTGGGGAGTATTGGCGATGATGTTGGGATTCCCGGTATTGATGTGGTATATGTGGATTGGCGCCACCTACTACGAGGGCAAGTTCCCTCGTCCGGCTGAGGGACAGAGCATGTCGGATTTCTTATTGCATATGGTAAACCTGGTGTATGAGGGCGCGTTCCCGACACTCAGGGCTTGGAAGATCTACTGGACTTTTTTCATCTTCGAGGGTGTGTGCTACATGCTCATGCCTGGTATCAAGGTTATGGGTCGTCCTCTTCCCCATGCCGGTGGTAAGCAGTTGGAGTATTACTGCTCCGCTCTTTACTCGTGGTACTTCAACATTGTGCTGTCGTTGGTCCTCCACTTCACCGGTATCTTCAAGCTGTATACCGTGATCGACGAGTTCGGTCCTCTTTTGACAGTGGCCATTCTGTCTGGCTTCATTGTGTCATTTATTGCGTACTTTTCCGCGTTGTTTCGTGGAGCGCAGCATCGGATGAGTGGTTATCCCATCTATGATTTCTTCATGGGTGCGGAGCTCAATCCGCGGATGTTTGGCGTGTTGGACTTCAAGATGTTCTTTGAAGTCCGTCTTCCCTGGTacattcttttcttcatctctATGGGTGCTGCGGCCAGACAGTACGAGAACTACGGCTATGTCTCTGGAGAGGTTGGATTCATCTTGCTGGCACATTTCTTGTATGCCAATGCCTGCTCCAAGGGCGAGGAGTGCATTGTGTCTACTTG GGACATGTACTACGAGAAATGGGGCTTCATGCTGATTTTCTGGAACTTGGCCGGTGTGCCTCTGAGCTACTGCCACTGCACCATCTATCTCGCCAACCACGACCCTTCAACCTACCACTGGAACCGCTACTTCCTAGCCTTCCTCTACGTCGCATACCTGTTCGTCTACTGGGTGTGGGACACGACCAACAGCCAGAAAAACCGTTTCCGCCAGATGGAGCGTGGCACCATGGTCTTCCGTAATACCTTCCCCCAGCTGCCGTGGCAGACTCTGGAGAACCCGAAGACCCTCACCGCTGCCGATGGCTCCAAGATTTTGGTCGATGGATGGTATGGCAAGGCTCGCAAGATCCACTACACCTGCGATCTGTATTTTGCCTTGAACTGGGGTCTTATCACTGGCTTTGATAGCCCGTTCCCGTGGTTCTACCCTCTGTTCTTTGCGTGCATGATCAGCCACCGTGCGCTGCGTGATATTCAGCGCTGCCGGAACAAGTACGGTGAGACTTGGGCTGAGTATGAGAGACAGGTTCCCTACCTGTTCATTCCC TACGTCTTCTAA
- a CDS encoding dienelactone hydrolase family protein (COG:G;~EggNog:ENOG410PGQA;~InterPro:IPR002925,IPR029058;~PFAM:PF01738;~go_function: GO:0016787 - hydrolase activity [Evidence IEA]), giving the protein MYTGIYVFHPTIPGYPKARFPGVVVFSEIYQVTGPVARFARQIAGQGYICAAPSSYHEFTGPEPLQYNAEDTDSGNKWKITKKLAAYDEDASLSVDYLLSLPTCNGRVGATGMCLGGHLAYRCALDKRVKASVCYFATDIHSHTLAEGKKDDSLERAGDIEGELLMIFGKNDTHVPPEGRDLIRKTLHEKGVLFGFYEVAWAQHAFIRDELSKGRYDPAISKVCFEMLLELFGRTLKIELGEHDGKKLEVEDVC; this is encoded by the exons ATGTACACAGGTATCTATGTCTTCCATCCAACCATCCCAGGCTACCCCAAGGCACGCTTCCCGGGTGTAGTGGTGTTCAGCGAAATTTACCAGG TGACCGGCCCTGTCGCCCGCTTCGCCCGCCAAATCGCCGGACAAGGCTACATCTGCGCAGCCCCCTCAAGCTACCACGAATTCACCGGCCCCGAGCCCCTCCAGTACAACGCCGAAGACACCGACTCCggcaacaaatggaagatcACCAAGAAACTCGCCGCCTACGACGAGGATGCGTCCTTATCGGTTGATTACTTGTTATCGTTGCCGACGTGTAATGGCCGCGTGGGCGCGACGGGGATGTGCCTGGGAGGTCATTTGGCGTATCGGTGTGCGTTGGATAAGAGAGTCAAGGCGTCGGTTTGTTACTTTGCGACGGATATTCATAGTCATACGTTggcggaggggaagaaggacgaTAGCTTGGAGAGGGCGGGGGATATTGAGGGGGAGTTGCTTATG ATCTTCGGCAAAAACGATACGCATGTTCCTCCCGAAGGACGAGATCTCATTCGGAAGACCTTGCATGAGAAAGGAGTGTTATTTGGGTTCTATGAGGTGGCATGGGCGCAGC ATGCCTTCATCCGGGACGAACTCAGCAAAGGACGCTACGATCCGGCGATCTCCAAGGTGTGTTTTGAGATGTTGCTGGAGTTATTTGGACGGACATTGAAGATTGAGCTGGGCGAGCACGATGGGAAGAAgttggaggttgaggatgttTGCTAG
- a CDS encoding chitin synthase export chaperone (COG:S;~EggNog:ENOG410PIP5;~InterPro:IPR022057;~PFAM:PF12271;~TransMembrane:7 (o52-73i89-108o120-139i151-171o200-221i228-247o259-280i)): MGSTQFGNFNDFCRDSTLPVCNLFTNQTSQPINAAFDGCALTGIPLSGGRHLANLGSIILAFVSILVSLFLLWRSERKKAAVGRREMQLFLVAFIVVEICEIFTVGGFPLDDAVRKGFTAVHIASITTACWILMLNAAVGYQVLDDGTPVSIFLMIASSLIFFIGTGYIALDTAFSWTGQWDHSWEDPNRNIALYVLYQLWPLICIVVFYVLEAILVIRVLGEIRPMFYLTSAGLLFAIGQIFNYVISVHLCSATDGKINGALFETFFTLLSVVMIWTFWSSITEDDWPLPVTPGNGYN; the protein is encoded by the exons ATGGGGTCGACGCAATTCGGTAACTTTAAC GACTTCTGTCGGGATTCGACACTACCCGTCTGCAAT CTTTTCACGAACCAAACCAGTCAACCCATCAACGCTGCTTTTGACGGATGTGCCCTCACGGGTATCCCCCTGAGCGGTGGCCGACACCTTGCCAACCTCGGATCGATCATCCTCGCTTTCGTCTCGATTCTCGTCTCGCTTTTCTTGTTATGGCGGTCGGAGCGCAAAAAGGCTGCCGTagggaggagggagatgCAATTGTTCCTGGTTGCGTTTATTGTTGTTGAGATTTGTGAAATCTTTACGGTTGGTGGATTTCCGCTTGATGATGCGGTTCGCAAG GGATTCACCGCTGTACACATCGCTTCCATTACTACCGCATGCTGGATTCTCATGTTGAACGCCGCAGTTGGGTATCAGGTCCTCGACGATGGCACGCCCGTTTCCATCTTCCTGATGATCGCATCTTCCCTGATCTTCTTTATTGGAACTGGATATATTGCCTTGGACACAGCATTCAGCTGGACCGGCCAGTGGGATCACAGTTGGGAAGATCCCAATCGGAATATCGCCCTTTACGTCTTGTACCAGCTCTGGCCGCTCATCTGTATCGTTGTTTTCTATGTGTTGGAGGCCATTCTGGTCATTCGGGTTCTGGGCGAGATCCGGCCAATGT TCTACCTCACCTCCGCTGGTCTGCTGTTTGCAATCGGCCAGATCTTCAACTACGTGATTAGCGTACACCTCTGCAGTGCGACAGACGGAAAAATTAATGGCGCCCTGTTCGAGACCTTCTTTACCCTCTTGTCGGTGGTTATGATTTGGACGTTCTGGAGCAGTATTACGGAGGATGACTGGCCATTGCCTGTGACTCCGGGCAACGGCTACAACTGA
- a CDS encoding uncharacterized protein (COG:S;~EggNog:ENOG410PPSU;~InterPro:IPR009598;~PFAM:PF06726;~TransMembrane:1 (n2-13c17/18o27-48i)): MFCLRSWLPLLFIPTNASPLFLISYVALTYILHRPCIYCTALLIILFASSCNWSDHCFFDLRRDWFSPPFVSSSADTVQNTTTATASAGNVSSLSPEQTVSPLHDGGLAGYVFEAVNSTTKALAGAAVEGVQQRFALNETTTGATAADEQEWTGVGLEWLRSLLGRREWTIPCVDVKVRL, encoded by the exons ATGTTCTGTCTCAGGAG CTGgctccccctcctcttcatcccaACCAACGCCTCCCCCCTTTTCCTCATCTCCTATGTCGCTCTCACCTACATCCTCCACCGACCATGCATTTACTGCACCGCGCTTCTGATAATCCTCTTCGCCTCGTCCTGCAACTGGTCTGATCACTGTTTCTTTGATCTCCGCCGTGACTGGTTCTCGCCgccttttgtttcttcttccGCAGATACTGTGCAAAACACCACAACTGCTACTGCGAGTGCTGGGAATGTTTCATCTCTTTCGCCGGAACAGACGGTCTCGCCTCTCCACGACGGGGGATTAGCGGGGTATGTGTTTGAGGCGGTGAATTCGACGACCAAGGCGTTGGCGGGTGCGGCAGTTGAGGGGGTACAGCAGAGGTTTGCGCTTAATGAGACTACGACTGGTGCTACTGCTGCTGATGAGCAAGAATGGACTGGGGTTGGATTGGAATGGTTGCGCAGTTTGCTGGGGAGACGGGAGTGGACGATTCCATGTGTGGATGTTAAGGTTAGGTTATAA